A single genomic interval of Croceibacter atlanticus HTCC2559 harbors:
- the rpsT gene encoding 30S ribosomal protein S20: MANHKSALKRIRNSETKRLRNRYQHKTTRNAIKKLKEADKEEATKLLPSVNSMIDKLAKNNVIHSNKAGHLKSQLAKHVAAL; the protein is encoded by the coding sequence ATGGCAAATCATAAGTCAGCGTTAAAAAGAATTCGTAACAGTGAGACTAAACGTCTTAGAAACCGTTACCAACACAAAACAACGCGTAATGCTATCAAGAAGTTGAAAGAGGCAGATAAGGAAGAAGCAACAAAATTACTTCCTTCTGTAAACTCTATGATTGATAAGTTGGCTAAAAATAATGTTATTCATAGTAACAAAGCTGGTCACTTAAAATCTCAGTTAGCAAAGCACGTAGCGGCTTTATAA
- the rho gene encoding transcription termination factor Rho yields MLDINALKAKKLPELQEMAKTLEVPKYRSLKKLDLVYQILDYQAANPHKVKEVLSDDKQSDSQKTNSETTKKSSDSKPKQATTKDSSTKAEQKTKPARAPRANQKNPRPKPAKGATSSQEDKKQKPIAKESKETKPAPANKRPNPKAQQNSNSSKTDSRSNNDTKSSNDNRHPKSDNRNNSKNDNRNSKQNNKGNRDTRNRYKEPDYEFDAIIESEGVLDMMQDGYGFLRSSDYNYLSSPDDIYVSQSQVRLFGLKTGDTVHGQVRPPKEGEKYFPLIKINKINGLKPSVVRDRVSFEHLTPLFPQEKFNLAERQSTISTRIIDLFSPIGKGQRGMIVSQPKTGKTMLLKDVANAIAANHPEVYQIILLIDERPEEVTDMQRNVKGEVVASTFDKEAHEHVRVANIVLEKAKRLVECGHDVVILLDSITRLARAYNTVQPASGKVLSGGVDANALHKPKRFFGAARNIEGGGSLSIIATALTDTGSKMDEVIFEEFKGTGNMELQLDRKIANRRIFPAIDLTSSSTRRDDLLLDEKTIQRMWIMRKYLADMNPVEAMEFINDRFKQTKNNEEFLISMNG; encoded by the coding sequence ATGTTAGACATTAACGCATTAAAAGCCAAGAAATTACCTGAATTACAGGAAATGGCTAAAACACTTGAAGTTCCTAAATACAGAAGCTTAAAAAAATTAGACTTAGTATATCAAATCTTAGATTACCAAGCAGCAAACCCTCACAAAGTAAAAGAGGTTTTAAGTGACGATAAGCAAAGTGATTCTCAAAAGACAAATTCTGAGACCACAAAGAAATCATCGGACTCTAAACCAAAGCAAGCTACTACAAAGGACTCTTCTACTAAAGCAGAGCAAAAAACTAAACCAGCTAGGGCACCAAGAGCTAATCAAAAAAACCCTAGGCCCAAGCCTGCAAAAGGGGCAACGTCTAGTCAAGAAGACAAAAAACAAAAGCCTATAGCAAAAGAATCTAAAGAGACTAAACCAGCTCCTGCAAACAAGAGACCAAATCCTAAGGCACAGCAAAACTCTAACAGTAGTAAGACAGATTCTCGCTCAAATAACGATACTAAGTCTTCTAATGATAACCGTCATCCTAAAAGTGATAATAGAAATAACTCTAAGAATGACAATCGCAACAGTAAGCAAAATAATAAAGGCAACAGAGACACCAGAAACCGCTATAAAGAACCAGACTATGAGTTTGATGCGATTATAGAGAGTGAAGGTGTTTTAGACATGATGCAAGATGGCTATGGCTTCTTAAGATCTTCAGACTATAACTATCTTTCGTCACCAGATGATATATATGTATCTCAATCTCAAGTTAGACTTTTTGGTTTAAAAACTGGAGATACTGTACATGGACAAGTTAGACCTCCAAAAGAGGGCGAGAAATACTTTCCATTAATTAAAATTAATAAAATTAATGGTTTAAAGCCTAGCGTAGTAAGAGATCGAGTTTCTTTTGAACACTTAACTCCATTATTTCCGCAAGAAAAATTTAACCTTGCAGAACGCCAGAGCACAATTTCAACCCGAATAATAGATTTATTCTCACCTATTGGTAAAGGACAACGTGGTATGATTGTTTCCCAGCCTAAAACTGGTAAAACAATGCTTTTAAAAGATGTTGCAAATGCAATAGCAGCAAATCACCCAGAAGTTTATCAGATCATCCTATTAATAGATGAAAGACCTGAAGAGGTTACAGACATGCAGCGCAATGTAAAAGGAGAGGTAGTAGCCTCTACTTTTGATAAAGAAGCACATGAACACGTAAGAGTTGCAAACATTGTATTAGAAAAAGCTAAGCGCTTGGTAGAATGTGGCCACGATGTGGTTATATTATTAGATTCAATTACACGTTTAGCGAGAGCATACAATACAGTACAACCTGCTAGTGGTAAAGTACTAAGTGGTGGTGTAGATGCTAATGCACTACACAAACCGAAACGTTTCTTTGGTGCTGCAAGAAATATTGAAGGAGGCGGATCTTTATCTATTATCGCCACGGCACTTACAGATACAGGCTCTAAAATGGACGAAGTAATATTTGAAGAGTTTAAAGGAACAGGAAACATGGAACTTCAATTAGATAGAAAGATCGCTAATAGAAGAATTTTCCCTGCTATTGATCTTACTTCTTCTAGTACTCGTCGTGACGACCTACTTTTAGATGAAAAGACCATACAACGCATGTGGATTATGCGAAAATACTTAGCAGATATGAACCCTGTTGAAGCTATGGAATTTATAAACGATAGATTTAAGCAAACTAAGAACAATGAAGAGTTCTTAATTTCAATGAATGGCTAA